In Carya illinoinensis cultivar Pawnee chromosome 10, C.illinoinensisPawnee_v1, whole genome shotgun sequence, one DNA window encodes the following:
- the LOC122278700 gene encoding uncharacterized protein LOC122278700 → MKESSAKKARRGFSFKFEASWLKEEGFGDVLKQYWDESQKHNDPVGDIEKAFESHYSGVYKTVEPRREEIDSCLGAMGRRVSDSMNEKLQKEFTKAEVEMALKMIGPLKSPGLDGFGANFFQQSWSIIGDDMSEAALKVLNGDGGLIGLNGGKFVVSLRGMKGPQGLGARVQSDCKKYLGLPAMVGMSKYNTFRGIKDRVWEKVYNWKNKFLSPAGKEIVLKVVVQAIPNYHMNVFKLPKRLCNEMFALMARFWWGFKKNYKNIQWCSWSKMGRSKNEGGLGFREFDSFNNALLAKQCWRVLKFPQSMASVVLKEKYFRYVDMLKANIGQRRSLIWRSLWGSLNLLRKGLLWRVGNGHNIRIWGDKWVPRLFSYSIQSPVKGLHADAKMRELMVEEGGEWNEEVVRNTLNEENANLEIKGDVSERKDEEWKVLWQLKVPRVVKMFLWKALIDSLPTRKNLVKRRIVVKSCYPICESEEESIGHAIWNCVSASDVWNEIESPVQKWGCTEWDLFVVWAKMVENLSQEQLEFVATVMRKIWLRRNQFVFENVFIDPKILFKQVVDSLVEFQLA, encoded by the exons ATGAAGGAATCGAGTGCAAAGAAGGCTAGGAGAGGATTCTCCTTCAAATTTGAGGCTAGCTGGCTCAAAGAGGAGGGGTTTGGGGATGTGTTGAAGCAATATTGGGATGAAAGTCAAAAGCACAATGATCCTGTG GGAGATATTGAGAAAGCTTTTGAAAGTCATTACTCTGGGGTCTACAAAACTGTTGAGCCAAGAAGAGAGGAGATTGATAGTTGTTTGGGGGCAATGGGCAGAAGAGTATCAGATTCCATGAATGAGAAGCTGCAAAAGGAGTTCACTAAAGCAGAAGTAGAGATGGCTCTGAAAATGATAGGGCCTTTGAAGTCCCCAGGACTAGATGGTTTTGGGGCTAACTTCTTTCAACAATCTTGGAGTATCATAGGAGATGATATGAGTGAGGCAGCCCTTAAAGTTCTCAATGGTGATG GAGGGCTAATTGGGCTGAATGGAGGAAAATTTGTAGTATCCTTAAGAGGTATGAAGGGGCCTCAG GGGTTGGGAGCTAGAGTACAATCAGACTGTAAGAAATATTTGGGCTTACCTGCCATGGTAGGGATGTCTAAATATAATACCTTTAGAGGGATAAAGGATAGAGTATGGGAAAAGGTGTATAACTggaaaaataagtttttgtctCCAGCAGGGAAGGAGATAGTATTGAAAGTAGTAGTTCAAGCAATTCCAAATTATCATATGAATGTGTTTAAACTGCCAAAGAGGCTTTGCAATGAGATGTTTGCTTTAATGGCTAGATTCTGGTggggttttaagaaaaattacaagaaCATACAGTGGTGTAGTTGGAGTAAGATGGGTAGATCAAAAAATGAAGGGGGTTTGGGCTTCAGGGAATTTGATAGCTTTAATAACGCTCTTCTTGCTAAACAATGTTGGAGGGTGTTGAAATTCCCTCAGTCTATGGCATCAGTGGTGCTTAAGGAGAAGTATTTCAGATATGTTGACATGCTAAAGGCTAATATAGGCCAAAGGCGCTCACTAATTTGGAGGAGTTTGTGGGGTTCGTTGAATTTATTGAGAAAGGGTCTGTTATGGAGAGTGGGAAATGGACATAATATAAGGATTTGGGGAGATAAATGGGTTCCTAGACTTTTTTCATACAGTATTCAATCTCCTGTTAAAGGGCTTCATGCAGATGCAAAAATGAGGGAATTAATGGTGGAGGAGGGTGGAGAATGGAATGAGGAAGTGGTGAGAAACACTCTGAATGAAGAAAATGCTAATCTG GAGATTAAAGGAGATGTCTCAGAAAGGAAAGATGAAGAGTGGAAGGTGTTGTGGCAGTTAAAGGTTCCTAGGGTTGTCAAAATGTTTCTATGGAAGGCTCTCATTGATAGTTTACCTACTAGAAAGAATCTTGTGAAGAGAAGGATAGTTGTGAAATCGTGCTATCCTATATGCGAATCTGAAGAGGAATCTATTGGCCATGCTATTTGGAACTGTGTGAGTGCTTCAGATGTGTGGAATGAGATAGAGAGTCCTGTACAAAAATGGGGATGTACTGAATGGGATCTTTTTGTAGTCTGGGCAAAGATGGTAGAGAACTTGTCACAGGAGCAGTTGGAGTTTGTTGCAACAGTTATGAGGAAGATTTGGTTAAGAAGGAACCAGTTTGTTTTTGAGAATGTTTTTATTGATCCTAAAATCCTCTTCAAGCAAGTTGTTGATAGTTTAGTAGAGTTTCAGTTGGCATAA